Part of the Rhodohalobacter sp. 614A genome is shown below.
ATCAAAATGGTCGCATTTGTTATTATTCCAACCATGACACTTCTTGCTCTGCTTGCCGAACCATTGATCATTTTTTTACTTGGAAACAAATGGCAGCCCGTGGCACCACTGCTTCAATTGTATTGTATCGCAAAATTATTTTATCCAATGTTAACTATCAATTTGAATATTTTAAAGGCAACCGGCCGCTCAGATCTGTTTCTTAAAATAGATCTTATAAAGTTTCCACTACTCATAGGAACACTTTTGGTCACAGTTCCTATCAGTGTAAAAGCCATGGTAATCGGACAGATTTTTGTGGTACTTATTTCTTCTTATATGAATTGTTACTACTCGGGAAAATATTTCAATTATGGATATTTAAAACAGGTAAAAGACATGGCGCCATTTATTGTGGCTACAGCTGGTATGGGAATTGTTGTTTTTGTGGCTTTATTAAACATCGATTCCAATGCATTAAAACTTCTTACCGGAATACCCGTTGGCCTAATTACATATACTGCAATAGCATATTTTATGAAATTGGAAGAAGTAAATGAGTTTAAGTATTTGATACATAATTTTTTATTAAAAAAATTAGACAATAATAGGAATGGCTGAACCACTGGTTTCGATAGTCGTCATCACGTACAACTCCTCAAAATTTGTACATGAAACCCTTGAAAGCTGCAAAGCACAGACATATAAAAATATAGAATTAATTATTAGCGATGATGCTTCTTCCGATGATACTGTACAATTATGTAAAGAATGGATTGAGAAAAATAAAGACAGGTTTGTAAGATCAAAGGTAATTGAGTCAGGAAAGAATACAGGTATAGCACCCAATTTAAACAGAGGTATTAAAGATGTTTCCGGTGAGTGGGTAAAAATTTTGGCTGGTGATGATTACATTTCTTCTGATTTGGTGGAAAAATACATTGCTTATACTATAGATAAGAACGATATATCAATTCTTCATAGCAATGCTATTCTTATAGATAAAAATAACAGAAAAAGAAAAAAAGATTGTTCAGTTTTTCGAATTAATCAACCAAATTGTACGGCAGATGAGCAATTTGAAATATTATTAAGGAGTGGGCCTATAATTGCATCCTCGGCAATGGTAAAAACAGCCTTGTATAAAAAAGTAGGGTTTTATGATGAAAGAGCAACCTTTTGGGAGGATACTCCCTTTTGGATTAAGGTGACTAAAGCAGGAGTTAAGTTAACGTATTTAAATTATTATGGAACCTATTATCGTCGTGAAAATAGTTCAGTTCAAAATAATAATGACAAAGTACTTTATAATAAATTTCAGATTTCAAAAATATCATACAGATATAAATTTTTAAAACATCTGTATCCCATTACAGATAAGATTAGAATTAGTGTTCAATATTGGGCATTTGTTTTTCTTTATACCTTATTTAAGAATAAAAAAAATATTGTAACCAGATCTATGAGAAGAATTACAAATGAACTATACAGATTAAGATAGAATATAAATCTCTTGAATTTTTATATGCTAATTAGTGTAATTATTCCAACCTATAACAGAGCTCATCTAATAACCGAAGCCATTGATTCCGTGTTAAGCCAAACCTATAACAATTTTGAGCTATTGGTTGTTGACGACTACTCTACGGATAACACAGAAAAAGTTATTAAATCGTATAATGATTCTCGTATTCATTACCTCGCAAATACACGGAAAAAAGGGGCCCAAGGGGCCAGAAATACTGGGCTGTTTGCGGCAAAGGGAGAGTGGGTGGCTATGTTGGATTCGGATGATATTTGGTTGCCGGAAAAATTGGAAAAGCAAATTGACTATTTACTAAAAAAAACTAAGCAAAAGATAGTTGGAATTGGGTGCGGATTTGCAAGTTACGATTTTAAAAATAATCGAATTGTTTCTAAAAGAATTCCTTCCAAAGTAGCTTTTTCCAGAAAAGATTTGCTTTACGAAAATTGTATTGGTGGATTTTCGGTTTTTATATTCAAAAAAAAGGCGGCTTTTAGATTTAATGGTTTTGATGAAGAATTTACTGCTCGCCAAGATCTTGATTTTTATATTTCTCTTACTGATATAGGGCAAATTGAGATGGTAAAAGATGTATTGGTCTTATATCGTTTTGATAATAAAAATAGAATTACAACAGATTTTAGCTCACACATTTCATCCCTAATTTTATTTAAAAAAAAATATGCTGATGAGATAAATAATGATGAAAGGTTAAAAAACAGGATACATTCAAGATTATTTTTGTTTTATGCACTTACAGTGAATAAAAAAGCATGGCAATATTTTTGGAATTACCTCATAGGCTTTTTTGGGGATGGAAAAAAAAGTATAGAAATTTCGAATCTAATTCTTAGGTATCATACTAAAAGAATGCTCGGTAAGGTAGCAGAAATGTTTAAGAAACATTAAAAATTTATTGGTTTGATAAAAAAATATTTCACACAAAAACATCTCATTTACTACAATATTTTTCTTACCCTGGCAGCATTGTTTTTGTATTTATTTAGCCCAATGCATTATAACCATACCTATATTTTAATTACCGTATTTCTTTTCTTAGTACAGGCAGTTCCATTTACCCTTTTAGTCAGTAATGGCAATTATGTAAATTTTTACACTCTTTTTTTTACGAGCTTCTTCTTTATTAACTTTTTTTACGCATCGGTTGTTTATCCAATTAACCCTTATTTACTGTGGATTTTTTCTGTTCCGTTCAATCACGATTACATTACAAAAGGGACTGCATTAGCGCTGTTGGCATCGGGTTGTTTTATAACCGGTGCTTCATTTAAATACAAAAAAAATAACAACTTATTAATTATATCAAAAAATTATACTGGCGTTCAAAAGACTTCTTTTTTAATTACCCTGTTGTTTTTATTGTTCTTGGCCGTTGTAGGCCCGGCATTTTTAAGCGGCAGTTTTACAGGAGCCAGTACCATATCTACTTATGTATTATTACTATTAACGTGTGTGATGCTTCTTGCATCGATCTTATATTTTAAACAATGGAGGTATAATTCAAATTTTACCAAAGTAATTTTTTGGTCAGTTAATCTGTTTTATATTTTTCTCTTTCTAAGAGTTGGCGACAGGGGGCCGGCTCTTCTTCAAATCTTGCTCTTGTTTGGGCTGTATGCAGTTTATGTAAAACCCATTCCGAAAAGATATTTAGCTATTCTCGGGATTTCTGGAATATTAATGATGCAAATTATTGGACTTGGCAGGGTTTCAGATACGAATGTAGAAGGAACAATTGTTAGCAGGGGGGTTGAGAAAGCGCTAAATAGTAATGTTTTGGCTTTAACGTCAAGCTTTATCGTGAACAGTAGAAACCTCTATGTGGGGTTAGAATATGTTGATAATGAAGGTATAAACTATGGTGAAACTTATATTACATACTTACTTAGCCCTATTCCTTTTGGGCAAAGAACATTTATTGCAATAACAGGTGAACACATTACTGGATCCGCTACTTTTTTTACTGAGCTTGCATTCTCAAACAATGCGAGTTTTGGATTAGGAACCAATTTAGTAGCGGATGTGTATATTGCATTTGGGCTTACGGGGGTAATCTTAATGTTTGGTTTATTAGGCAGTTTCATAGAAAATTATAGGAATAAGTTACAAAGAGATGGCTTACATATAGATATTATCTATTTTTCAATGCTTATGTACGCAGTTTACTTGCCCAGAGCTTCTATGTTAACTCCACTAAATATCATTGTTTGGACAATAGCACTTTCTTATCTACTCAGAAGAATAAAAGTTGTATTACCTTACTATAGAACCTACAAGCTTAAATTTAACAATCTCAAAGAGTAATTTGCTTAGGTACTAATTTGAGCAGTGAGAATTAAGTGCTAAATGAAATAAAAAGTCCTTAATCTATTATTAATAAAAGGAGAATGGGTATCCAAAGTCTGAAGTACTTAATCTGGAAACTTTTATATAAAACAGTCCCAACAACGCTTCTCTACAAACTAAGCCATTATAAATCCCACTTGCTCCACGGGGGGCATCGGTACTGGGTAAACCTGAAGAATCCTCAAACCTTTAATGAGAAAATTATCTGGCTGAAGAGATATCACCGGTTTGATCTGGGACCTATTATCAAGACCTTCAGCTGGGTAAAATGCTGGATCTAAGTCCATTAAAAAAGTAGTATGAAAGAAAAGATATGTTTGCTTATTAATTCCTTAAATCCCGGAGGTATGGAAAGAGTTACAAGCGAGCTTGCAAACTATCTGTCTACAGTAGAGAAAAAAGAAGTTCATTTAATTGTCTATGGAAAGGAGAGGGATCACTTCTACAAAATCTCGGAACGGGTAATAATACATAAACCTGATTTTCAATCCAGATATCCATTCAAAATATTGTTAGCCGTCAGGACAATTGCTTTTCTTCGCAAGAAAGTGAAAGAAATTCATCCGGATACGCTCCTTAGTTTTGGTGAAATATGGAATGTATTTGTCCTTATCTCATTATTTGGATTGAAGTACAGGATATTTATTTCGGACAGGGCACAACCCGGAAAACAAAGACCTTTAGAGGGACTGAGGAAATGGTTGTATCGGTCGGCAGCGGGAATTATCGTTCAAACCAAAACTGCTAAACTTATTTATGAAAGAAAATTCCCCCATTCAAATATTAAAGCTATTCCAAACCCTATTTATCAGATTAAAAGGTCACATCATCAAGACAGAGAGAACTCTATTTTGTTCGTAGGCAGGTTTATACCAACCAAGCATATTGACCGGCTAATAAAGATGTTTTCAGAGATAAATGCGGATAATTGGAAACTGATAATCGTTGGGGGCGATCATGGGAAGAGTAAGCTTTCGAATGATTTAAAGGCATTAATAGGAGAATTAAATCTGGAAAACTCGGTTTTTTTGGAAGGTTATCAGTCGAATGTCGATCAATATTATTTGACCAGTAAGATTTTTGCATTTCCTTCCAGTTCAGAAGGATTTCCAAATGTGGTTGGTGAGGCGCTTTCGGCTGGGTTGCCTGTGGTGGCCTATGATTGTGTGGCCGGTCCATCTGAGATGATTGAAAACAGAAACAATGGTTTTTTGATTGACCTTCACAATGAAAAGATGTTCAAAGAGAAACTGGAATACTTAATGAATCATGAAGAGCAACGGATAGAGATGGGGGAGAAGGCCAGGGAATCTGTTAAAAAGTTTAGCGTAGAAAAAATTGGGGAGAGATTTTACGAAACAATAACCAATTCCGGAAGAAGTTAAATGAAACTGCTCGTTAACACAGCAACCACATATAAAGGTGGAGGTGTACAGGTTGCTTTATCATTTTTAGATGAGTGTAAAAATTTTCAGGAGCATAGCTACCATGTTGTGTTAAGCAAGGGAGTTTCCAAACTGTTGAGAAGAGAAAATTTTCCATCGAATTTCACTTTTTATGAAATTGGTTATCGGCCCTCCCGCCGGATATTCAGTCCGAAATCAAAGGATCTGTTTTTTAAAAAACTGGAACACCGGGTAAAGCCCGATGTTGTTTTTACGACTTCAGGTCCAGCTTACTGGAAACCAAAAGCGCCTCATCTGGTGGGATACAATTTGCCTCATTATATCTATCCGGAATCCCCATATTTTCAAATAATTCCTGCTTACGAGAGGCTCAAATGGAGGTTGAAGGGGAGGTTTTTAAAACTTTTTTTTAAAAGGGAAGCAGATGCCTATGTAGTTCAGACGGAGGATGTTAACAGGCGGGTCAGGGAGTGGCTGGATACCGAAAACGTACATACAGTTACGAACACGTGCAGCAGCCATTATTTTTCTCCTAAAGTAGTGCCAGAGAAATTACCGGCCCGCGCGACAAACGAATTCAGGTTTTTAACTCTTTCAGCTTATTATCCGCATAAACAAATTGAGCTCATCAGATCGATTATCGATTCACTTGAAGCTGATTATTTAGATAAAGTTCGATTTGTTGTTACACTATTAAATAAAAACTATATAGAGATATTCCCTCCAAAATATCGGGAGTTTGTCTACAACACAGGTCCGGTTCCTGTAGAGGAGTGTCCTTCTCTATACAAGGAGTGTGATGCTGTTTTTAATCCGACATTACTGGAATGTTTTTCAGCTACTTATCCCGAAGCAATGGCAATGGAAAAACCTATACTTACATCCGATTTGGGATTTGCGCGTAGTATATGTGAAGAAGCTGCCTTATATTTTAAACCTATGAATTCTGATTCAGCAGTAAAAAAAATTGAGAGGATAATTGATGACAAAACTCTTCAGAATCACTTGATTGAAAAGGGAAAAGAAAGACTCCGAAAGTTTGATAGTGCTGCTGAACGAGCTGAAAAATATCTAAAATTGTGTGAACATATTCATAGTCATTAACATGAGTTCGATATGACTGAAATCCACACAAAATAGGAGATCCTGAGTCAAATCTGGATAGATGGCAGAAAGGATCGACCATTCCAATGAAAATCTCTAAGCCAAACTCAGTTTAATTAGGAATGTCTACAGCCAAAGTCTGCATACTGAAATTGCTAACACCAATTTCCCAATCCAGAGTTTTGTAAACTCATCCTTTAAAATACATGAATACTGAATGGTTAAATTTTTATAGATGAAAGTATCCATAATCACGGTGAGCTATAATGCTGAACAAACATTACAGGATACTATAGATAGCGTACGATCGCAGAATTATCCAGATATTGAGTATATCATTTTGGATGGAGATTCTAACGATTCGACTTTAAAGATTATCCAGAACAACTCTGATGTTGTTGATAAATGGGTTTCTGAAAAAGATAAGGGAATATATGAGGCTATGAATAAAGGCATTCAAATGGCTACCGGTGAGGTTATAGCTTTTCTAAATGCGGATGATATCTATGCCTATCCAACGGCTGTATTTGATATGGTCCAGTTGCTTAAGAAAAAGAATGTGGATTCCTGCTATGCAGACTTGGTTTATATCAGAAAAAAGAATTCCAATAACATCTTAAGAAAATGGAAAAGTGGACACTATCAAAAGGGCATGTTTAAAAATGGCTGGATGCCTCCCCATCCCACTTTTTTCGTTAAAAAAGATATCTATGAAAAATACGGAATGTTCAACCTGGATTTGGGAACAGCGGCTGATTATGAAATCATGTTGCGGTTTTTACACAAACACAAAATAAGTGTCGCCTATCATCCAAAAACCCTCATTAAGATGAGAGCAGGTGGTGTTAGTAACAAATCTATCATCAATAGAATAAAGGCTAATAAAAATGATCGCAAAGCATGGCGGATAAATAGTCTTAAACCCCGATTTTATACATTTTTATTAAAACCGCTCAGGAAAATTAATCAATATCTATCTATAGATTGATAGTTAAAAAGCGATCCAGCTTTTCTCTCTTGCGAAGCAAAGCAAAGAAAAGACAATGAACTTTGTTTCTGATTTTAAGGAGGGTTATTTTACATACACTAATAATTTACTAGTTATTTATTTAAGTCATTCATTGAGGTTAATTTTTTTATAGCTTCAGAAAGCTTTATCGTTAAGGTCTTAGACTTCGTTAAAGATTAGATCTTCAATAATTTATTTTATTAAGTATTTTGGAACTCACTTTAAAGTGAGGAGATTTTAAGGGATTCTAAACATTAAGATAATTTAATATTTTAGAGTTTCATTTCAGATCCGTTCTTTATATTAGGAGTTATATAAAATCATCTGCATGGAAGTATCCAATTTCTACATTATAGGGTTTTGTGTTTTTGTTGCCTTCTGGGTTTCAACAGCACTCATTCCAATTCTTTTGCTTGTGGCAAAACGGAAGAAGCTCTTTGATGACGGTAACGGTTTTCACAAGCTTCACGATGGTTTAATACCAACTCTCGGTGGTGTAGCTATTTTTACTGCCTTTATTATCACATTTTCTGCAAGCTCATTTGCCGACAATATACAAGGGTATGGATATTTCATATCGGCTTCAATAATTCTATTTGCAGCTGGTTTAAAAGATGATTTGATTGAAATTTCGCCCACCAAAAAATTAGCTGCACAATTTTTGGCAACAGCTCTTATTGTATTTGGGGCTGGTATTCAATTTACAAATATGGGAGGGGTGTTTGGTCTTGAATCTATTTCAAGCTGGGTTGGCATACCACTTACATTTTTTACCATCATTGTAGTGATCAATGCCCATAATTTAATTGACGGCATTGACGGGCTTAGCGGAAGTATTGGAGTACTGGCATCCTTATTTTTTGGATATTGGTTTTATAAAGTTGGTATATATCATTGGGCGGCCTTTTCATTTATATTGACAGCCTCTATTCTTGGATTCCTCTGGTATAATCGTCCGCCTGCTAAAATATTTATGGGAGATACAGGCTCTCTGATTATTGGGTTTTATTTGGCTATTCTGGCTGTGAACTTTGTTGAATATTCCACCCTTGTTACTGACGTGGTTTATTGGCAACCATCAGCACCGATCATTGTTCCGGCAGTTCTTGTCGTTTCACTTTATGATACCCTTCGAATCTTTATTGTTCGTGCCCTTAAAGGCAAATCTCCCTTTGAAGCTGACAAAGGCCATGTTCATCATCATCTGTTAAGTGTAGGTTTATCTCATGGACAGATTGTTATATTCTTACTTTCGCTGAATGTTATCATTCTCGGAAGTGTAATTGTAGCTTCAAACTTTCTATCGAATACATGGTTACTTGTTTTTCTTTTAAGTATAAGTATGGCTTTATTTCCTACAAACCGCTGGAAGAGGAACCTTCTCGAACGATTCTCTACAGGCAAATGGGAGTTCAATGAATTAGATGAAATTGAAACTTCAGAACCAGTGCCAATGCCTGAAGAGGTTTATTCAAACCATGAAAAGGAAGAATCTGAGGAGCTAAAAATCGTACAAAAAGTGTAATTCCCTTCTTTCCTCAGTACATTCTTAAATATAGTTATTGCTCTTTTTAAATCTCATTTGAGGTATCTTCTAATGTGAGGTTTAAGCTTAAAAATTTTAGTTGTATGTAATTGTGAGTTATCTTAGAAAATGTCCCATAATGAACTGAATGTTAATCAAAACCCCGATCTCTCTGTAATTATTCCGGTTTACAACACCGAAGCATACCTGGAAGAGGCTCTGAACTCCATTTTGGTTCAGGATTATTCAAACTTCGAAATAATTGCTATTAATGATGGTTCCCAGGACTGTTCAGGACAGATACTGGAAATGTATAAGGAGAAAGATCCGAGAGTGCATGTATACCACCGTGAGAATTCGGGCTTATCAGCTACACGAAACTTTGGACTCAGCCAGGCCTCAGGCTCGTATGTTTATTTCTTCGACAGCGATGATATTCTTCTGCAAGGTGCTTTCACACATCTAATGAAACTTTTAA
Proteins encoded:
- a CDS encoding glycosyltransferase, which encodes MGYNLPHYIYPESPYFQIIPAYERLKWRLKGRFLKLFFKREADAYVVQTEDVNRRVREWLDTENVHTVTNTCSSHYFSPKVVPEKLPARATNEFRFLTLSAYYPHKQIELIRSIIDSLEADYLDKVRFVVTLLNKNYIEIFPPKYREFVYNTGPVPVEECPSLYKECDAVFNPTLLECFSATYPEAMAMEKPILTSDLGFARSICEEAALYFKPMNSDSAVKKIERIIDDKTLQNHLIEKGKERLRKFDSAAERAEKYLKLCEHIHSH
- a CDS encoding glycosyltransferase family 2 protein, with the translated sequence MKVSIITVSYNAEQTLQDTIDSVRSQNYPDIEYIILDGDSNDSTLKIIQNNSDVVDKWVSEKDKGIYEAMNKGIQMATGEVIAFLNADDIYAYPTAVFDMVQLLKKKNVDSCYADLVYIRKKNSNNILRKWKSGHYQKGMFKNGWMPPHPTFFVKKDIYEKYGMFNLDLGTAADYEIMLRFLHKHKISVAYHPKTLIKMRAGGVSNKSIINRIKANKNDRKAWRINSLKPRFYTFLLKPLRKINQYLSID
- a CDS encoding glycosyltransferase family 2 protein — protein: MAEPLVSIVVITYNSSKFVHETLESCKAQTYKNIELIISDDASSDDTVQLCKEWIEKNKDRFVRSKVIESGKNTGIAPNLNRGIKDVSGEWVKILAGDDYISSDLVEKYIAYTIDKNDISILHSNAILIDKNNRKRKKDCSVFRINQPNCTADEQFEILLRSGPIIASSAMVKTALYKKVGFYDERATFWEDTPFWIKVTKAGVKLTYLNYYGTYYRRENSSVQNNNDKVLYNKFQISKISYRYKFLKHLYPITDKIRISVQYWAFVFLYTLFKNKKNIVTRSMRRITNELYRLR
- a CDS encoding glycosyltransferase family 4 protein; protein product: MEVSNFYIIGFCVFVAFWVSTALIPILLLVAKRKKLFDDGNGFHKLHDGLIPTLGGVAIFTAFIITFSASSFADNIQGYGYFISASIILFAAGLKDDLIEISPTKKLAAQFLATALIVFGAGIQFTNMGGVFGLESISSWVGIPLTFFTIIVVINAHNLIDGIDGLSGSIGVLASLFFGYWFYKVGIYHWAAFSFILTASILGFLWYNRPPAKIFMGDTGSLIIGFYLAILAVNFVEYSTLVTDVVYWQPSAPIIVPAVLVVSLYDTLRIFIVRALKGKSPFEADKGHVHHHLLSVGLSHGQIVIFLLSLNVIILGSVIVASNFLSNTWLLVFLLSISMALFPTNRWKRNLLERFSTGKWEFNELDEIETSEPVPMPEEVYSNHEKEESEELKIVQKV
- the wzy gene encoding O-antigen polysaccharide polymerase Wzy — its product is MIKKYFTQKHLIYYNIFLTLAALFLYLFSPMHYNHTYILITVFLFLVQAVPFTLLVSNGNYVNFYTLFFTSFFFINFFYASVVYPINPYLLWIFSVPFNHDYITKGTALALLASGCFITGASFKYKKNNNLLIISKNYTGVQKTSFLITLLFLLFLAVVGPAFLSGSFTGASTISTYVLLLLTCVMLLASILYFKQWRYNSNFTKVIFWSVNLFYIFLFLRVGDRGPALLQILLLFGLYAVYVKPIPKRYLAILGISGILMMQIIGLGRVSDTNVEGTIVSRGVEKALNSNVLALTSSFIVNSRNLYVGLEYVDNEGINYGETYITYLLSPIPFGQRTFIAITGEHITGSATFFTELAFSNNASFGLGTNLVADVYIAFGLTGVILMFGLLGSFIENYRNKLQRDGLHIDIIYFSMLMYAVYLPRASMLTPLNIIVWTIALSYLLRRIKVVLPYYRTYKLKFNNLKE
- a CDS encoding glycosyltransferase family 2 protein, translated to MLISVIIPTYNRAHLITEAIDSVLSQTYNNFELLVVDDYSTDNTEKVIKSYNDSRIHYLANTRKKGAQGARNTGLFAAKGEWVAMLDSDDIWLPEKLEKQIDYLLKKTKQKIVGIGCGFASYDFKNNRIVSKRIPSKVAFSRKDLLYENCIGGFSVFIFKKKAAFRFNGFDEEFTARQDLDFYISLTDIGQIEMVKDVLVLYRFDNKNRITTDFSSHISSLILFKKKYADEINNDERLKNRIHSRLFLFYALTVNKKAWQYFWNYLIGFFGDGKKSIEISNLILRYHTKRMLGKVAEMFKKH
- a CDS encoding glycosyltransferase family 4 protein, producing MKEKICLLINSLNPGGMERVTSELANYLSTVEKKEVHLIVYGKERDHFYKISERVIIHKPDFQSRYPFKILLAVRTIAFLRKKVKEIHPDTLLSFGEIWNVFVLISLFGLKYRIFISDRAQPGKQRPLEGLRKWLYRSAAGIIVQTKTAKLIYERKFPHSNIKAIPNPIYQIKRSHHQDRENSILFVGRFIPTKHIDRLIKMFSEINADNWKLIIVGGDHGKSKLSNDLKALIGELNLENSVFLEGYQSNVDQYYLTSKIFAFPSSSEGFPNVVGEALSAGLPVVAYDCVAGPSEMIENRNNGFLIDLHNEKMFKEKLEYLMNHEEQRIEMGEKARESVKKFSVEKIGERFYETITNSGRS